The sequence CCCCAATACCAAAAACCAGAAATACGAATTGTGGATTTTTTAAAGATTTTATCTCCGAAAAACATATGTTTTTTAGACATGCCGCTTAGTAAAGAAAACGGTCGTTTGTTTTACCAGCTCCCGACCCCCAACCAAAAGACGGTTTTTCGGCTAGCGCACGGGCAAGATACTTGGTAAAACAATCATCGTTAAAAAACGATTGGCAGGAACGAGTTTTGATACTCTTCTAGAGGAGGGGATGATGAAAATTGGCTATGCTCGCGTGTCCACCCTGGAACAAAATACTGACCTGCAACAGGATGCGCTCAAAAGTGCAGGATGCGAAAAGGTCATCGTAGACAAAGTAAGCGGCACCGTGGCGGAACGCCCCGGTCTCGACAAAATCAAAGAGCTACTACGCGACGGCGATACCTTGGTCGTCTGGCGGTTAGATCGGCTGGGACGTTCGCTGCAAGACCTCATCAGTTGGGCTGCTTATCTGGAACAGCGCAGGATTGCGCTCCACAGTCTCCATGAAAACATCGACACCAGCACCTCTACGGGTCGGCTTATCTTTCATATTTTCGGCGCACTGGCGGAATTTGAGCGGAATCTTATCCAAGAGCGCACCCGCGCCGGATTAGCCGCCGCCCGTGCCCGTGGGCGATTAGGCGGACGACGCAAAGCGTTAGATACGGACAAACGGCAGCTTGCCGTTACCCTTTACAACGAGAAGAAAACCCCCATCACCAAAATCTGCGACATGATGGGCATCT is a genomic window of Calothrix sp. 336/3 containing:
- a CDS encoding recombinase family protein: MKIGYARVSTLEQNTDLQQDALKSAGCEKVIVDKVSGTVAERPGLDKIKELLRDGDTLVVWRLDRLGRSLQDLISWAAYLEQRRIALHSLHENIDTSTSTGRLIFHIFGALAEFERNLIQERTRAGLAAARARGRLGGRRKALDTDKRQLAVTLYNEKKTPITKICDMMGISKPTLYSYVREAQKAGTPPTQDKKTPTP